The following coding sequences lie in one Drosophila bipectinata strain 14024-0381.07 chromosome XR, DbipHiC1v2, whole genome shotgun sequence genomic window:
- the LOC138925655 gene encoding uncharacterized protein, with translation MESSYEILLKKSTRKYIKSKLRSGSSAAFDADVANAFIPLLRADAAFSFGCLDAGMLSFFGVGIKYQVCARVTSTCAAASPCRQRPHLSGCASDTFKNITVISQLLFAQSAIINHETNEGSERGAAHNTYVFTYMLRKFSTWYSSLMITLQETGGYVVLNWGTSSKLARFFFK, from the exons cTACGAAATATTGCTTAAGAAAAGCACcagaaaatatattaaatcgAAACTAAGAAG tggGTCAAGTGCTGCTTTTGATGCTGACGTTGCCAACGCTTTTATTCCTCTTCTTCGGGCTGATGCTGCCTTCTCCTTTGGATGCTTGGATGCTGGGATGCTCTCCTTTTTTGGAGTAGGAATTAAATATCAAGTGTGTGCCAGAGTGACCAGCACATGTGCTGCCGCATCCCCTTGTCGGCAACGGCCTCATCTCTCT GGCTGCGCTTCGGATACATTCAAGAACATAACTGTAATTTCGCAATTATTGTTTGCACAATCGGCCATCATCAATCACGAAACGAACGAGGGCTCGGAACGGGGAGCAGCACATAATACATACGTATTTACATACATGCTTCGTAAATTTAGCACCTGGTACAGTTCCCTGATGATCACACTGCAAGAAACAGGGGGGTATGTGGTCTTGAATTGGGGTACAAGTTCGAAACTAGcccggtttttttttaaataa
- the LOC108134029 gene encoding uncharacterized protein has translation MKYNAIFVFIGLVMGQCLAEKDAKVVPEKDQTRLAGIYVKDGNENGQLRFLASGLTSSSSSSSSNTGLNSALNQYITNKQDMLEQLRPSSSSSAGTGTVTGTGTGTTTTSGTGTSTGGGIVTTTADGAIYVNLGNSGSSSSSSSSSSSSANQAAINQVIYGSSPIASLLPQIVGQAASSTRIRPGQVNRRRVVANRGGGNRRRRVNKRRGSINNNNIRRRRRRGNKKGKNKKAQVMVVRPNRG, from the coding sequence ATGAAATACAACGCTATTTTTGTGTTCATCGGCCTGGTGATGGGCCAGTGTTTGGCCGAAAAGGATGCCAAGGTTGTGCCGGAAAAGGATCAGACCCGATTGGCTGGAATTTACGTCAAAGACGGCAATGAGAATGGCCAACTGAGATTCTTGGCCTCCGGCCTcaccagcagcagtagcagctccagctccaacacTGGCCTTAACTCGGCCCTGAATCAGTACATTACCAATAAACAGGATATGCTGGAGCAGTTGCGTCCTTCTTCGAGTTCCTCTGCGGGAACGGGAACGGTTactggaactggaactggaacaACAACCACCTCTGGCACTGGGACCTCCACTGGTGGTGGTATCGTCACCACCACCGCCGATGGTGCCATCTACGTGAACTTGGGCAACTCGGGATCatcctcgtcgtcgtcctcgtcgtcATCCTCCTCCGCCAACCAAGCGGCCATCAACCAAGTGATCTATGGATCCTCACCGATAGCTTCCCTCTTGCCGCAAATCGTGGGCCAGGCGGCTAGCTCCACACGGATTCGTCCCGGCCAGGTTAACAGGCGACGGGTGGTGGCCAATCGTGGTGGCGGCAACCGGAGGCGTCGGGTCAACAAGAGGCGTGGcagcatcaacaacaacaacatccgTCGTCGTCGGCGTCGCGGCAACAAGAAGGGCAAGAACAAGAAGGCCCAAGTGATGGTTGTTCGTCCCAATCGCGGTTGA